The nucleotide window AGGTACAACATGGCAGTCATTGAGTAAGGGGTTAAAGGAGTTTAATGGATCTAATGATATCTATAAATTAATTTTTTCTCCATCAGAAGAAAATACTATAATTAGTGCAAATAAATATGGTTTACTCAAGTCATCAGACAATGGAATGACTTGGTCAAGTTATAAGTTATTGTTGTCAGGCAAAAAAATGAAAGTTTATTCTGTGGGAGTTGATGCAGTTAATTCAGATATTATTTATTATTTAACAAAAACAGCTCTGCATTTGTCAGTAGATAACGGAATTAATTGGACAGTTAAGCCACTACCAAGCAAAAGAATCCCTAGTAAATTGTTGGTTGATTCAGTTGATTCAAGTATTTTGTATTTAGGATTTATTAAATAAATTTAATATAATTTTTTTATGAATATTATTGAACCACATGAAAAAGATTTTGATAATTGTATAACTTTTTTTGAAAAAAATATATCAAAAATTAGGACTAATCGCATTACAACAGAATTAATATCAGATGTTTTAATTAATGTCTATGGCACAAAGACCCCTCTTGAACAGGTTGCTTCCTTAAGCTTGATAGGACCAAGGACCATTATGATTGAGTCATGGGACAAGAGTATTATTAAAGAGATAGCTAATTCTTTAACCAATATGGAGTTAGGAGCAATCCCAAACATAGAAGGACAAATAATACATTTAAATTTGCCTCCTCTTAACGAAGATACAAGAAAAAAGATGGTTAAACTACTTCATAGTAAAGCAGAAGAAAGCAGAATCTCACTTCGCTCAATTAGAGACAAGGTCAAGACAGTCATTATTATGGCTGAGAAAAGCAAAGAAATTACAGAGGATGACAAGTATATTTTACTTGAAAAACTTGATAAAATTATATCAGCCAAAAATGAAAAAATTAAATTAATAGGAGATAAAAAGGAAAAAGAAATAATGAGTAATACCTAAATAATATTTTTTTATGTTTGTTTTTATTACAATTATTGGATTAAGCGTTTTGGTCTTTTTTCATGAATTTGGCCATTTTTTTGCTGCCAAGAGCTTAAAAATAAAAGTTGAGGAATTTGGAATTGGATATCCTCCTAGATTTTTTGGAATTATAATTAAATCTTTTAAAAAAAGAAAATTTAAATTTTTTTGGGGGAATAAAGAACCAGTTCAATCTAAGCAAAGAACAATTTATTCTCTTAATTGGATTCCATTTGGAGGATTTACAAAATTAAAAGGAGAAATAAGAGGAGACGCTAGTAGAGATAGTTTTTCTGCTCAAGTTTGGTGGAAAAAAGCAGTAGTGGCTTTTGCTGGGGCGGGCATGAATATTATCTTAGCGATTGTGCTTTTTAGCTTTTTATTTTCAACAGGCATAACTCAGGACATTGGTTTTTTGGAAGCCAATGCAAAAATAAAAAAAGTAATAGGGGTACAAATCGGTATGATATCGCCAGATTCTCCTGCTAATATGGCTGGATTGAAAATAGGAGATGTTATTACTAATATTGACGGGAATAAATTCAATAAAGTAGAAGATGTTAGAAATTACATTAAGGCAAGTTTGGGGCAAGAAATTCATATAAGTATTGATAGGAAAAATAGTGAAACAACAGGCATTAAATTAATTCCATTGCCATTTAAAGATGTTTATAATCATGACGTGAAAGAAGAAGGGATAGATGAGCATGGCGGAGTAATTGGTATTTCTTTGTCCAATGCAGTAATTGTTTCTTATCCCTTCTGGCAATCATTATTCATGGGAATAAAATTTTCAGTAGTATTGTTATTGTCAATTTTTAATGGTATATGGCTTTTATTAAAGACTCTTTTAGTTGATGGCAAAGTTATTGGAGGAGTTATGGGGCCAGTTGGCATTACTTCGATTACAGCTAGTGTTGCTCAAGCGGGTTATATTTATTTTTTACAATTTCTCGGACTTCTTTCTGTTGCTATTGGCGCATTTCAACTAATTCCTTTCCCCGCTCTTGATGGTTTTAAAATCTTAACAAGCGTTATAGAAGGAGTAATTAGAAGGCCTATCAAGCCAAAGGTTGAAGAAACTCTTATTAGGGGTGGATTTTTCTTGCTTTTGTGTTTATTGTTTTATATTACAATAAAAGAAATTATATCTTTATTTTAATTTTATATGAAAAAAAATATAAATTTTATAAAAAAAAACTTAACCCCAAAATCAACAGATGTTGCTAAATGGTATAATGATGTTGTCTTGTTAGCAAAATTAATTGATTATTCAGATGTCCGTGGAAGCATGGTAATAAGGGCAGGAGGTTATTCTATTTGGGAAAAACTTCAAGCAGTTTTAGATAAAAAGTTTAAATCTAATGATGTTGAAAATTATTATTTTCCTTTATTAATCCCTTTACATCTTTTAAACAAAGAAAAAGATCATCTAGAGGGGTTTTCTCCTGAGCTTGTAATAGCAACTCATGCGGGTGGAGAAAAGTTATCAGAGCCATATGTTCTTAGGCCTACCTCTGAAACTATTATGTATAAAACTTTTTCAAAATGGATTCAAAGCCATAGAGACCTTCCTTTGAAAGTCAATCAATGGTGCAATGTGATTAGATGGGAAAAAAGAACATATCCATTTTTAAGGAGTACAGAATTTTTATGGCAAGAAGGGCATACGGTTCATAGAACAGCTCAGCAGGCAATAATAATGGCTGAAACAGCATTAAAATGGTATAAAGAGTTTTATAGAGATTATTTTGCTATTTCTTCATATTCTGGCATTAAGAGTAATCAAGAAAAGTTTGCTGGAGCAACTACAACTTATTCAATTGAATTAGTTGCTCCAAATGGAAAGGCGCTTCAGGCAGCTACTTCTCATGATTTAAGCGATAATTTTTCCAAAGTGTTTGACATCTCTTATTTAGATGAAGAAGGTCAAAAATGTTATCCATATCAAACTTCTTGGGGGATATCAACTAGAGCAATTGGTGGATTAATATTAGCTCATGGTGATGATTCTGGGATTGTTTTGCCTCCAAAAATCGCAGACCCGCAGATAGTTGTGATAGCAATTTCTAGTAAAATAAAAAAACAACAAGCAAAGATAGTCAAAGAGGCAATTATAATTAAGCAAGAGTTAGCAAAAAGTGGTTTTAGAGTTAAGCTAGACACGGACTTTAATCTTTCTTTAGGCAAAAGAATAAATGAATGGGAAATAAAAGGAGTGCCCTTAAGAATGGAAATTGGGGCTAAAGAAATTAAAAATAAAAAAATAAAATTTATTACTAGAGAGAATTTTAGCAATGGCTGGATAGCTTTTAGCGAGATAAAATTAAAAACCGGCAAAATTTTAGCAGAAATCCAGGCAAATCTTTTATCAGCATCAATCAAGAGCAAAAAAGAACAGACAATAGATATTAAAACTCGTGATGAGTTTGAAGAAGTTGCTAAAACAAAAAAAGTTTTTATCAGAGCATTATGGTGTGAAACCAATAATTGCGAAGATAAAATAAAAAACAAGACAAAGTTAACTGTAAGAGTATTAGAGAATGATAAAAATGTAAATGTTTCTAACGGAAAATGTGTTTTTTGCAATAAACGAGCTAATCGTAAATGGCTTTTTGCTAAAAGTTATTAAAACAATATTATAAATTCATAAAAATAAAATATATGTTTAAAAATTTTTTTAATATTTTTTCAAAAGATATTGGCATAGACCTAGGGACAACAAATGTCAGGGTTTCGCTAAAAGGAAGAGGAATGGTTATATCAGAGTCTTCAATAATTGCTATTAATGCTAGAAATAATCAAATAATTGCTATTGGAGACAATGCTTTAAAAATGAAGGGAAGGGCCCCTAAATATATTTTGGTTGTAGCTCCATTAGACCATGGAGTTGTATCTGATTTTGAAATAGCAGAAAAAATGATTAAATCTATATTTGAAAAAATTCATTACAATGCTTTTAAACTTGCCTTAAGGCCAAGAGTAGTTGCTTCAATTCCTTTGGGAGTAACAGAAGTAGAGCAAAAGTCATTGGAAGATGTTATTTTACAAGCAGGAGCAAGAGATGTTTTCTTGGTAGAACGGCCAATGGCAGCAGCCATTGGACAAAAAATGCCAGTTCAAGAATCTGTTGGCAATTTAATCGTTGAATTAGGAGGCGGGCTTTCAGAGGTAGCAGTTATTTCATTAAACGGTATTGTATCATGGAAGTCTTTAAAAATAGGTGGACAAGAATTAAATAATAATATAATAAATTATGTAAGAGACAAGTTTGGTATTTTGTTGGGAGACCAGACAGCAGAACAAATAAAAACAAACATAGGGGCAGCTGTTTTAGGAAGCAAGTCTCAAGAGATAAAAGTTAAGGGAAGAGAGTTAAGAAGTGGATTGCCTCAAAAAGTAATTGTTAATGACAGGCAAGTGAGAGATGCAATTCTGCCTCTGCTTGAAAATATTATTGAAGCAATTCATGATGTGATAGAGATGACTCCGCCTGAATTAGTTTCTGACATTTACGAAAAAGGTCTCATTCTTTCTGGGGGAGGAGCAAAATTAAAAGGATTAGACAAGCTAATCCAAAAAAGAATATCAATTCCTGTTTATGTTGCAGATGACCCAAGTACATCAATCATAAAAGGGACAGGATTAATTTTAGATGATTTTAATAATTTAAAACAGGTTTTTATTCCTTCAGCCAGGAGTTAATTTTAGTTTTTTACTTAGAGGAGTAATTTAATTTTAAGGACATTATTTTTGAGGCCCCGCTTTTGGGGTCCATTGTTATTCCATATAATATATCAGCTATTTTTATGGTTTGTTGATTATGAGTAATTGCAATAAATTGAGTATATTTTCTTAATTCTTTTAAAATTTTTATAAATTTAAGGCAATTGGCTTGGTCAAGCATTGAGTCAGCTTCATCAAGAATAACAAATGGAGGCTTGTTTATTGATATTATTGCACATATTAAAGCTAGCGATGATAATGCTTTTTCCCCACCAGAAAGCATTTGAATATTTTTTATTTTTTTCCCAGGAGGATTTGCTAAAATTTCTATTTCATCTTTTTTTGTTTCTTCTTTCTTTTCTTCAGTGTGATTTTTTATATAATATTCATCATTTATTTTTGAATTATTGTTGACTGTCTTTGATTTTGTGTATATTATTTTAGCACTTCCGCCATTAAAAATAATTTTGAAATATTTATTAAAAGTTTGATTTATTTTATCAAAGTTTTTTTGAAACTTGTTTTTAATTTTTTCATCAAGTTTTTGTTCTATTTTTTTTAAAGATATTAGGCTTTCTTTTATGTCAGACGTCTGAGAACTTAAAAAATCATAGCGTTCTTTTACGGGTAGATATTCTTTTTCAACTTCAGTATCGATTCCTCCTATTAATTCTATCTGTCGTTTTAAATTGTTGATTTGCTCAATATTTATTGTGTAGTTGTTTGCTGGCTTAACTATATTGGTTGTATTTATTTCTATTTTTTCTTGCCTTATATCCTCTTCAATTACTTGTTTTCTTGTCTCTTCTCTGGCTAATGATATATTGAATTCATTGATAGTGTTATTAATATTATTGATAACATTTTGTTGTACTTGTGCCTTTTCTTGCCATGAAAACAATTTTTTTCTTTCATTGAGTTCTTTGGTTGCGAATTTAGATAAAAATTTATTTATATTTTTGGCTGTTTTGTTTAGTTCTTCAATTTTTTTATTAATGGTCTCTCTTTCTTCTTCAAGTTTTTTAAAATAATCTTTTTTAGATTTTTTAATATTTTCTCCAGACATTTTATTTAAAAGTTCTTTTATTTTGGCAAGAATATTATTTGCTTTAATAATAATTATATCTATTTCTTTAACATTATTTGTGTTTTTTATTTTTATGACAAATTTTTCTTGATATTTTTTTATATCTTTTATGTGTTTAACTACTTCTGCTTGAGTAATGCTTTCATTGTTTTTTTTGTTTACTGCTTCGCTCTGTTTTATTGTTATTTTTAATTTTGATTCTTTATATTGGTTTATTTTTCTAAGAGCTTCTTGATATTTTTCTTGATTATATTCATATTCAGTATTGATTTTGTTAGAGATTAATTTTTTTGATTCTTGTCTGTATTTGTTTAATTTTTCTTCAAATTTTTTCTTTTCAACCTTGGCTAACTCTCTTTTTTCTTTTAATAATTTAATTTCGTTGTTTAATCTATACAATGTCTCTTGATAATATATTTTTTGTAAATTAAAAAGCCGCATCTTTATTTCTTTTTTTCTAGACAATTTATTTATTTGTCTTGTTAAAGAGGCGAGATGGGGCTTGATTTCTTTTAAGGCAATTTCAGCTTGATTTAAATTATCCTTACTTTTATTTATTTTTCTTAAAATTTGATTTTTTTTATAAATATATTGTTTAATGCCAGTTGCTTCATCAAAAAAGTTCTTTTTTTCAATGCTAGAACTTGTAATAATTTTATCAGTCAATCCTTGGCTTATAATGCTATAACTTTTTTGCCCAAAATTGGCTTCAGCCATTAGTAAATTAATATCATGTAGTCTTACTGGACTATTATTTATGAGATATTCTCCATCATTGTTTCTATAAATTTTTCTAATTATTGAAAATTCTTTATATTTTTTGTCAGAAGAAACATATTCATTGCTAAATAATAAATTAACTTGTGCTAAATTTGAACGAATTTTCTTTTTTGTTCCAGAAAAAATAACATCTTCTGACTTTTTACTTCTTAAAGATTTTAAGCTTTGTTCGCCAAGCCCCCAACTAATGGCTTCAATTAGATTTGATTTTCCAGCTCCATTTGGCCCAATAATGGCCGTCATGTTGAGTCGGTCTTTTTTTGCTTGAGGGAATTTGAGAGTAATTTTATTTTTAAAGGATTTAAATCCAATTATGTCTAATTGTTTTAAATGCATATTTAAATATATTTTTTTAATGCTTGTTTGGCTGCATCTGTTTCTGCTTGTTTTTTATTTTTGCCAACGCCTTTGCATATTAGTTTGTTGACTAAATAGACTCCAATTGTAAATTTTTTTTCATGAGGGGCTCCAGATTCTTTGATTAATTTATAAGTTGGAGTTATTTTAAGTTTTTCTTGAATAATTTCTTGAAATCGACTTTTAGAATCTATGTAAAGATGACTTTTAATTATTTCATCTAATCTTGGAATTATATTTTTTAATATAAATTGATTAGCATAAGTAATCCCTTGGTCTAGGTAAATTGCTCCTATGATTGATTCAATCGTATTAGCAAGAATAGTTTGAGTAATTCTTTTCTTTTCTTTTTTTTCACCTTTTCCAAGATAAATATTATCTTTTATTTTTAAATCCTTGGCTATAATTGCCAAGGATTTTGTATTAACTAAACTCGCCCTCATGGCTGTTAATTTTCCTTCAGAATCATTAAATTTTTTATATAAAAAATCAGTAATAATTAACTCTAAAACAGCATCTCCAAGAAACTCCATTCGTTCGTTATTTTTAAGTGGAAAATTCGGATTTTCGTTTAAGAAAGAACTATGAATTAATGCTTGTTTTAATAGGTTTTTGTCTTTGAAATTTATCCCTATTTTTTTTTCTAGATTATTTATATTTTTCATATACAGCACCTAATACTCCGTTTATAAATTTTGAAGAAGTTTCTCCTCCAAAAGCTTTTGCTATTTCTATTGCTTCATTTATTATTACTTTAGGAGGTGTATTTTTTAAAAAAATTAATTCAAGTATGCCAAGTCGTAATATATTTCTATCAATTATTGTTATTTGTTCTAATGGCCATTGAGGAGCGTATTTTTTTATATAATTATCTATTTTTTTAATGTTTTTTAATGTATTAATGTATAGTTTTTCAGAAAAATCAGTTGTAAAATTATTTGGAGCAAATTCAATAATATTTCTCCTATGAATTTTTTTAATATCAATGTCATTTTTTAATATTGATGCATTAAAATCCCATTCAGACAAGGTTTGCAAGGCAATTGTTCTGGATAATCGTCTTTTAGACATAATTGATTGTTAAATTATTTTTTTTGTTTTTTTAATTGCTTTATTTTTTTGTAGAAGATGATTTTTTGTCATCTTTTTTTCTTTTTTTATCTTGCTTTGTTTCAATAACCTTTTTTTTGTTATATGTTCCGCAATTAGAACAAGCATGATGAGATCTTACAGGCTGATTACACTTTGAACATTTTGAAAATTTTTGTTTTTTAATCTTAAAAGAATTTTCTTTTATTCTTCTTTGTGATTTTGTTTTTCTTTGTTTTGGTACAGACATAGTATTTTTTATTAATTATTTCTTTTAATTTTAACATTTTTTAAAAATTTAGCAAGATTGTTTATTTCTTTTTTTTTGAAAAAATGTATAATTAATATATAAATAAATTATTAACATATTATTAACATATTATTAACTTAAAACAACTCAAATAATTTACTATCATAATAAATAAGAATAAATTTTAATTTTTTAGTAAACTTAAATATAGAAAAATGATTAACAAAAAAGAACTTTGGAATATAGTTTTATCAGAACTTGAAGTATCTCTGTCTCCTGCTAATTTTAAAACATGGTTTGCAAATACATCAATATCTGAAATAAAAGATAATGATAGTATTGTTGTTATAAGTGTTCCAACTAATTTTTCAAAAAATTGGCTTGAAGAAAAATATCATAAATTTATTCTTGATGCAATGCAGAAAGAAGCAGATAATAAAATAAAAAAAGTTATTTATAGTGTTAACCCACCTCTAGCGGATAATAAACAGGGACTAAGGGCGGTAAGCATGGACAAGATTTTAAAAACAGCTGAACCTAAGATTGATCAAAATAAATTAAATAAAAAATATAATTTTGATAGTTTTGTTGTTGGTAGTGGATCAGAACTAGCTTATGCAGCTTGTTTGGCAGTTGCAAAAGATAATGGAAAGAAGTATAATCCTCTTTTTATTTATGGCGGAGTTGGGCTAGGAAAAACACATCTGGCCCAAGCAATTGCTAATAAAAGACTAGAAGAAAATCCTAATGCAAGTGTTGTTTATACTAATGCTGAGAAATTTACTAATGAATTTATTCATGCAATTACAAACAAGACAATAGATGGTTTTAAGGAAAAATATAGAAAAATCAATCTTTTTTTAATAGATGATGTCGAATTCATGGCTGGCAAGGAAAGAACACAAGAGGAGTTTTTTCACACATTTAATAGTCTTTATGAGGATGATCA belongs to Patescibacteria group bacterium and includes:
- the frr gene encoding ribosome recycling factor codes for the protein MNIIEPHEKDFDNCITFFEKNISKIRTNRITTELISDVLINVYGTKTPLEQVASLSLIGPRTIMIESWDKSIIKEIANSLTNMELGAIPNIEGQIIHLNLPPLNEDTRKKMVKLLHSKAEESRISLRSIRDKVKTVIIMAEKSKEITEDDKYILLEKLDKIISAKNEKIKLIGDKKEKEIMSNT
- a CDS encoding site-2 protease family protein — translated: MFVFITIIGLSVLVFFHEFGHFFAAKSLKIKVEEFGIGYPPRFFGIIIKSFKKRKFKFFWGNKEPVQSKQRTIYSLNWIPFGGFTKLKGEIRGDASRDSFSAQVWWKKAVVAFAGAGMNIILAIVLFSFLFSTGITQDIGFLEANAKIKKVIGVQIGMISPDSPANMAGLKIGDVITNIDGNKFNKVEDVRNYIKASLGQEIHISIDRKNSETTGIKLIPLPFKDVYNHDVKEEGIDEHGGVIGISLSNAVIVSYPFWQSLFMGIKFSVVLLLSIFNGIWLLLKTLLVDGKVIGGVMGPVGITSITASVAQAGYIYFLQFLGLLSVAIGAFQLIPFPALDGFKILTSVIEGVIRRPIKPKVEETLIRGGFFLLLCLLFYITIKEIISLF
- a CDS encoding proline--tRNA ligase — protein: MKKNINFIKKNLTPKSTDVAKWYNDVVLLAKLIDYSDVRGSMVIRAGGYSIWEKLQAVLDKKFKSNDVENYYFPLLIPLHLLNKEKDHLEGFSPELVIATHAGGEKLSEPYVLRPTSETIMYKTFSKWIQSHRDLPLKVNQWCNVIRWEKRTYPFLRSTEFLWQEGHTVHRTAQQAIIMAETALKWYKEFYRDYFAISSYSGIKSNQEKFAGATTTYSIELVAPNGKALQAATSHDLSDNFSKVFDISYLDEEGQKCYPYQTSWGISTRAIGGLILAHGDDSGIVLPPKIADPQIVVIAISSKIKKQQAKIVKEAIIIKQELAKSGFRVKLDTDFNLSLGKRINEWEIKGVPLRMEIGAKEIKNKKIKFITRENFSNGWIAFSEIKLKTGKILAEIQANLLSASIKSKKEQTIDIKTRDEFEEVAKTKKVFIRALWCETNNCEDKIKNKTKLTVRVLENDKNVNVSNGKCVFCNKRANRKWLFAKSY
- a CDS encoding rod shape-determining protein, with translation MFKNFFNIFSKDIGIDLGTTNVRVSLKGRGMVISESSIIAINARNNQIIAIGDNALKMKGRAPKYILVVAPLDHGVVSDFEIAEKMIKSIFEKIHYNAFKLALRPRVVASIPLGVTEVEQKSLEDVILQAGARDVFLVERPMAAAIGQKMPVQESVGNLIVELGGGLSEVAVISLNGIVSWKSLKIGGQELNNNIINYVRDKFGILLGDQTAEQIKTNIGAAVLGSKSQEIKVKGRELRSGLPQKVIVNDRQVRDAILPLLENIIEAIHDVIEMTPPELVSDIYEKGLILSGGGAKLKGLDKLIQKRISIPVYVADDPSTSIIKGTGLILDDFNNLKQVFIPSARS
- a CDS encoding AAA family ATPase → MHLKQLDIIGFKSFKNKITLKFPQAKKDRLNMTAIIGPNGAGKSNLIEAISWGLGEQSLKSLRSKKSEDVIFSGTKKKIRSNLAQVNLLFSNEYVSSDKKYKEFSIIRKIYRNNDGEYLINNSPVRLHDINLLMAEANFGQKSYSIISQGLTDKIITSSSIEKKNFFDEATGIKQYIYKKNQILRKINKSKDNLNQAEIALKEIKPHLASLTRQINKLSRKKEIKMRLFNLQKIYYQETLYRLNNEIKLLKEKRELAKVEKKKFEEKLNKYRQESKKLISNKINTEYEYNQEKYQEALRKINQYKESKLKITIKQSEAVNKKNNESITQAEVVKHIKDIKKYQEKFVIKIKNTNNVKEIDIIIIKANNILAKIKELLNKMSGENIKKSKKDYFKKLEEERETINKKIEELNKTAKNINKFLSKFATKELNERKKLFSWQEKAQVQQNVINNINNTINEFNISLAREETRKQVIEEDIRQEKIEINTTNIVKPANNYTINIEQINNLKRQIELIGGIDTEVEKEYLPVKERYDFLSSQTSDIKESLISLKKIEQKLDEKIKNKFQKNFDKINQTFNKYFKIIFNGGSAKIIYTKSKTVNNNSKINDEYYIKNHTEEKKEETKKDEIEILANPPGKKIKNIQMLSGGEKALSSLALICAIISINKPPFVILDEADSMLDQANCLKFIKILKELRKYTQFIAITHNQQTIKIADILYGITMDPKSGASKIMSLKLNYSSK
- the rnc gene encoding ribonuclease III, which gives rise to MKNINNLEKKIGINFKDKNLLKQALIHSSFLNENPNFPLKNNERMEFLGDAVLELIITDFLYKKFNDSEGKLTAMRASLVNTKSLAIIAKDLKIKDNIYLGKGEKKEKKRITQTILANTIESIIGAIYLDQGITYANQFILKNIIPRLDEIIKSHLYIDSKSRFQEIIQEKLKITPTYKLIKESGAPHEKKFTIGVYLVNKLICKGVGKNKKQAETDAAKQALKKYI
- the nusB gene encoding transcription antitermination factor NusB is translated as MSKRRLSRTIALQTLSEWDFNASILKNDIDIKKIHRRNIIEFAPNNFTTDFSEKLYINTLKNIKKIDNYIKKYAPQWPLEQITIIDRNILRLGILELIFLKNTPPKVIINEAIEIAKAFGGETSSKFINGVLGAVYEKYK
- the rpmF gene encoding 50S ribosomal protein L32; its protein translation is MSVPKQRKTKSQRRIKENSFKIKKQKFSKCSKCNQPVRSHHACSNCGTYNKKKVIETKQDKKRKKDDKKSSSTKK
- the dnaA gene encoding chromosomal replication initiator protein DnaA translates to MINKKELWNIVLSELEVSLSPANFKTWFANTSISEIKDNDSIVVISVPTNFSKNWLEEKYHKFILDAMQKEADNKIKKVIYSVNPPLADNKQGLRAVSMDKILKTAEPKIDQNKLNKKYNFDSFVVGSGSELAYAACLAVAKDNGKKYNPLFIYGGVGLGKTHLAQAIANKRLEENPNASVVYTNAEKFTNEFIHAITNKTIDGFKEKYRKINLFLIDDVEFMAGKERTQEEFFHTFNSLYEDDQQIVITSDRLPKAIPAFKDRLTSRLEWGLIVDISPPDFETRVAILRKKCKEKEINLNDNILRYLASNIQDNVRELEGALNKLIVYFEFHHMELDLERVKNILSTLKVEPKKVFVKPREIIKIVADFYGIDAEEMIGPSRKKEIAFPRQVVMYLMRKESGASFPLIGKEVGKRDHTTAMYAFEKIKKEVKKEGSTRKEIELIKQRIYNK